The following proteins are co-located in the Romeriopsis navalis LEGE 11480 genome:
- a CDS encoding J domain-containing protein — MSQTTFSNDWLELLSDPYAVLGLSLAADDKSAMKHYRNLAKQLHPDRFAQAEPKQQEFAGQLVARLVNPAYGKIKQKRDRAELLAVLRLQVQQLERSGGFSPTSEAARILLQQAPTAAAMFYEQQVAQLAEQQYSSFTQFGNITHQLHELNLVYLQRKLGSAAQPATVQPLAQTRMPDAAPAASPAPRTPAPSAPGAVPPQPAGPQASPSTQPDAVPAPVADTMSAEDAERTIKEGYALRHYERAQQYIEKGAYDRAIEEMKDALRMVSYKSEYHSLLSYAYFLQNLPGMAAVYCRQALKLNPEDLRAQKLAKKMKLESKKAPASKKTATTGQKRRLLSNLFRR, encoded by the coding sequence ATGTCACAAACTACCTTCTCAAATGATTGGCTTGAACTTTTATCTGATCCCTATGCGGTGCTGGGACTGTCTTTAGCGGCGGACGATAAGTCGGCGATGAAGCACTATCGCAATTTGGCTAAGCAATTGCATCCTGATCGGTTTGCTCAAGCGGAACCGAAGCAGCAAGAATTTGCGGGACAATTGGTTGCGCGCTTGGTCAATCCGGCCTACGGCAAAATTAAGCAGAAGCGCGATCGCGCAGAATTGTTGGCGGTCTTGCGTTTACAAGTTCAGCAGCTTGAGCGATCGGGTGGCTTTTCGCCGACGAGTGAAGCGGCCCGCATTTTGCTACAGCAAGCGCCGACGGCGGCGGCGATGTTTTATGAGCAGCAGGTAGCACAGTTAGCTGAGCAGCAATACAGCTCATTTACGCAGTTTGGCAATATTACACATCAGTTGCACGAACTCAATTTGGTCTATTTGCAGCGCAAGTTGGGGTCAGCGGCGCAACCCGCGACGGTCCAACCGCTGGCGCAAACTCGGATGCCGGATGCGGCCCCCGCGGCCTCCCCTGCTCCAAGGACACCCGCGCCATCTGCGCCGGGAGCCGTGCCACCCCAACCCGCAGGACCGCAAGCCTCCCCCTCGACGCAACCCGATGCGGTTCCAGCGCCGGTCGCGGATACGATGAGTGCTGAGGACGCAGAGCGCACGATTAAGGAAGGCTATGCCCTGCGGCATTACGAACGCGCTCAGCAATATATCGAAAAAGGGGCTTACGATCGGGCCATTGAGGAAATGAAAGATGCCTTGCGTATGGTTTCCTACAAAAGTGAATATCATTCGCTGCTAAGCTACGCCTACTTCTTGCAGAATTTACCGGGGATGGCGGCAGTATACTGTCGCCAGGCGCTGAAACTGAATCCGGAAGACCTGCGAGCGCAGAAGTTAGCGAAAAAAATGAAGCTTGAGTCAAAGAAAGCCCCCGCATCCAAAAAAACGGCGACAACGGGGCAAAAGCGCCGGTTACTCAGTAACCTATTCCGACGTTAG
- a CDS encoding DUF1825 family protein, with amino-acid sequence MSFFDSEIVQKEAKSLFDDYQSLMQVGSNYGKFDREGKIMFIERMETMMERYRIFMKRFELSDDFSAQMTIEQLKTQLSQAGMTPQQMFSQMEMTLERMKAQIDEPKQLGS; translated from the coding sequence ATGAGCTTTTTTGATTCAGAAATTGTCCAGAAAGAGGCAAAGAGTCTGTTTGATGACTACCAGTCGTTGATGCAAGTTGGATCAAACTATGGCAAGTTTGATCGCGAAGGCAAAATCATGTTTATCGAGCGCATGGAAACCATGATGGAGCGCTATCGCATTTTTATGAAGCGCTTTGAGCTATCGGATGACTTCTCGGCGCAAATGACGATCGAACAGCTCAAAACCCAACTGAGTCAAGCCGGTATGACTCCCCAGCAAATGTTTTCTCAAATGGAAATGACGCTGGAGCGGATGAAGGCGCAAATCGATGAGCCGAAGCAGCTAGGTAGCTAG